A stretch of the Thalassotalea euphylliae genome encodes the following:
- a CDS encoding manganese-dependent inorganic pyrophosphatase: MPAYAVGHKVPDSDSVCSAIALSYLKNQIGEDVKPARLGELSPETLFILDKFGFEQPELKMTFADTDGIYVVDHSDRIQGPDDIDDTTVLGIIDHHKLGDITTSTPLECWIRPVGCTNTIIKMMYDFHSVEIPKDIAGAMMCAILSDTVIFKSPTCTTADIKCVEALAEIAGVEDYKALGMEMFEVKSAVAGTPVRDLVMRDFKDFNMHGNKVGIGQLELINLALVDDMKADLQADIAALKAEGDYHSVLLVLTDIMKEGSEVLVVSNNDDLTEKAYGAASVDGKVWIDGIMSRKKQVVPPLQDSLA, encoded by the coding sequence ATGCCAGCTTACGCGGTCGGACACAAGGTGCCAGATTCTGATTCAGTTTGTTCAGCAATCGCCCTATCGTACCTAAAAAACCAAATTGGTGAAGACGTAAAACCAGCACGTTTAGGCGAGCTATCACCAGAAACTTTATTTATCTTAGACAAGTTTGGTTTCGAGCAACCTGAATTAAAAATGACGTTTGCTGATACTGACGGTATTTACGTGGTTGATCATTCAGATCGCATCCAAGGTCCAGACGATATCGACGACACCACAGTTTTAGGTATTATCGACCACCACAAACTAGGTGATATCACGACATCAACACCACTTGAGTGTTGGATTCGCCCAGTAGGTTGTACTAATACCATTATTAAAATGATGTACGATTTCCACAGTGTTGAAATTCCAAAAGACATCGCTGGCGCTATGATGTGTGCAATTTTATCTGACACCGTGATCTTCAAATCACCAACCTGTACGACTGCCGATATCAAGTGTGTTGAAGCATTGGCGGAAATCGCTGGTGTAGAAGACTACAAAGCACTTGGCATGGAAATGTTTGAAGTGAAATCAGCGGTTGCTGGCACACCAGTACGTGACCTAGTGATGCGCGACTTTAAAGACTTCAACATGCACGGCAACAAAGTAGGTATCGGTCAGTTAGAGCTGATCAACTTAGCTCTAGTTGACGACATGAAAGCTGACTTACAAGCCGATATCGCGGCATTAAAAGCGGAAGGTGACTACCACAGCGTATTGTTGGTATTGACCGACATTATGAAAGAAGGCTCAGAAGTACTCGTTGTCAGCAACAACGACGACTTAACAGAAAAAGCCTACGGCGCAGCTTCTGTTGACGGTAAAGTGTGGATCGACGGCATTATGAGCCGTAAGAAGCAAGTAGTTCCACCACTACAAGATTCATTAGCTTAA
- a CDS encoding MmcQ/YjbR family DNA-binding protein: MNEQEVRAYLLAKPETIKDFPFGEDVEVYKVKGKMFATLSLGKGNEKGTDGKLEGHYCMNLKCDPEEAVMLRDIFPSVIPGYHMNRALWNTVILDGSVPVGEIERMIDNSFKLVVSKMTKKDQASILIHL; encoded by the coding sequence ATGAACGAGCAAGAAGTAAGGGCATATTTACTTGCTAAGCCTGAAACAATTAAAGATTTTCCATTTGGCGAAGATGTTGAAGTTTATAAAGTAAAAGGCAAGATGTTCGCCACCTTATCCTTGGGTAAGGGCAACGAAAAAGGCACTGACGGTAAGCTAGAGGGTCATTACTGCATGAACTTAAAATGTGACCCCGAAGAAGCGGTTATGCTGCGTGATATATTTCCTAGCGTGATCCCCGGCTATCACATGAATCGCGCGCTGTGGAATACGGTGATTTTAGATGGCTCTGTACCTGTGGGTGAAATTGAGCGGATGATAGATAATTCGTTTAAGTTGGTGGTCTCAAAAATGACCAAAAAAGACCAAGCGTCGATATTGATTCATTTATAG
- a CDS encoding ATP-binding cassette domain-containing protein — MITAQDLDVYRGSKALITNATFTVHAKHKIGLVGANGCGKSSLFSVFLGGLSPDKGELKMPAKWRIATVKQETPALDASALDYVIDGDTEYRTIEAELEQARQAENGTLEATLLNQLETIDGYSLPARAGELLHGLGFSQTELSQPVKSFSGGWRMRLNLAQALISRADLLLLDEPTNHLDLDAVIWLQRWLKRFDGTLVLISHDRDFLDDVVGQILHIERQSAKLYSGNYTAFERQRAEHLAQQDAAYQKQQREVAHLTKFVDRFRAKASKAKQAQSRLKRLQKLPDLAPAHVDSQFTFSFEQPEHLPYPLLSITDTDCGYGDTRILAQANITLVPGTRLGLLGRNGAGKSTLIKSLAGELALLSGERFCAQDLNIGYFSQHQLEQLHGNSTALEHILRDAPHFGELDARNYLGRFGFSGDQALAQASTMSGGEKARLVLALIVLAKPQLLLLDEPTNHLDLEMRQALVMALQDFQGAIILIAHDRYLLESCVDEFLLVGQGKVTSFDGDIDDYQQWLNDDKKLSKAQSAEPKEAQNSGVDKKQQRQQQAELRKQAAPLKKQVDKLNKQMEQWQSELDEVEAILADGEIYQSDDKAKLSSLLKQQASLSEQISEAEMEWLDLEEKIDAIMNPIG; from the coding sequence TTGATCACTGCCCAAGACTTAGATGTTTACCGAGGCTCAAAAGCCTTAATTACCAATGCCACCTTTACGGTGCACGCCAAGCACAAAATTGGCTTAGTTGGTGCCAACGGCTGCGGTAAATCATCACTATTTTCTGTTTTTCTCGGTGGCCTATCACCTGATAAAGGTGAGCTCAAAATGCCTGCCAAATGGCGCATCGCCACGGTAAAACAAGAAACACCAGCGCTTGATGCTAGCGCGCTTGATTATGTGATTGATGGCGACACCGAATATCGCACCATTGAAGCAGAGCTTGAACAAGCGCGACAAGCAGAAAACGGCACCTTAGAAGCCACCTTGCTAAACCAATTAGAAACCATTGATGGCTACAGCTTACCAGCACGTGCTGGTGAGCTTTTACATGGGTTAGGCTTTAGCCAAACTGAACTTTCGCAGCCAGTTAAAAGCTTTTCTGGTGGTTGGCGCATGCGCCTGAATTTAGCGCAAGCGCTGATTAGCCGAGCCGACTTATTACTGCTGGATGAGCCAACCAACCACTTAGATCTTGATGCGGTTATTTGGTTACAGCGCTGGTTAAAACGCTTTGATGGCACCCTAGTGTTAATTTCTCACGATCGCGACTTTCTTGATGATGTTGTCGGTCAAATTCTGCATATTGAGCGCCAAAGTGCCAAGCTGTACTCTGGCAACTACACCGCGTTTGAGCGACAGCGCGCTGAACATTTAGCGCAGCAAGATGCCGCTTACCAAAAACAGCAACGCGAAGTCGCGCACTTAACCAAGTTTGTTGATCGTTTCCGCGCGAAAGCGAGTAAAGCAAAGCAAGCGCAAAGCCGTTTGAAGCGATTACAAAAGCTACCTGATTTAGCGCCTGCTCATGTTGATAGTCAGTTTACTTTTAGTTTCGAGCAACCTGAGCATTTGCCCTATCCACTGCTCTCCATTACCGATACCGACTGTGGTTATGGCGACACCCGAATTCTAGCGCAAGCCAATATCACCTTAGTTCCAGGCACACGTTTGGGGCTATTGGGGCGAAATGGCGCGGGTAAATCAACGTTAATCAAATCGTTAGCCGGTGAGCTTGCCTTGCTGAGCGGCGAGCGTTTTTGTGCACAAGACTTAAATATTGGCTATTTCTCTCAGCATCAGCTAGAGCAACTTCATGGCAACTCGACAGCGCTTGAACATATATTGCGTGATGCACCGCATTTTGGGGAGTTAGATGCTCGCAACTATTTAGGGCGTTTCGGTTTTAGCGGCGATCAAGCATTAGCACAAGCCAGTACGATGTCAGGTGGGGAAAAAGCACGCCTAGTACTCGCCCTGATTGTATTGGCAAAACCACAACTCCTGCTGTTGGATGAACCGACAAACCATTTAGATTTAGAGATGCGCCAAGCCTTAGTGATGGCGCTACAAGATTTCCAAGGGGCGATAATCCTTATTGCCCATGATCGCTATTTACTAGAATCCTGTGTTGACGAATTTTTATTGGTTGGGCAAGGCAAAGTCACTAGCTTTGACGGAGATATCGACGATTACCAGCAATGGTTAAATGACGATAAAAAACTCAGCAAAGCACAATCAGCCGAACCCAAAGAAGCGCAAAATTCAGGTGTAGATAAAAAACAGCAACGCCAGCAACAAGCTGAGTTGCGAAAGCAGGCTGCGCCACTGAAAAAGCAAGTGGATAAACTCAACAAACAAATGGAGCAATGGCAATCAGAACTCGACGAGGTTGAGGCCATTCTTGCCGATGGTGAGATTTATCAATCAGACGATAAGGCCAAATTATCTAGCCTGCTTAAACAGCAAGCGAGCTTGAGCGAGCAAATTAGCGAAGCTGAAATGGAATGGCTTGATTTAGAAGAAAAAATTGACGCGATCATGAATCCAATCGGGTAA
- a CDS encoding glycosyltransferase: MKSLLIIGWVWPEPNSSAAGSRMVQLIRLFQTLDYQVTFVSAANKSDHMIDLATLDVAAQEITLNCDSFDAFVSELAPDAVMYDRYMVEEQFGWRVAKYCPNALQILDTEDLQSLRNARHQAYKKDGHLDNTELNTELAIREVAAIYRCDLTIMISPVEMALLVEHYQVPASHLCYLPFLYDEQALAKPSLPYAQRDNFIAIGNFRHAPNWDSVLWLKQQIWPQIRKALPQAELHIYGAYPPKKATDLHCEKSGFLVKGWAEDAFEVMAKAKVCLAPLRFGAGIKGKLSDAMLCSTPSVTTAIGAEGMATDLAWPGAVSDKVNEIAQAAVVLYQNEEQWQMASELAERNRKLLFTSQPFIEQFREQLTCIVNQLTMHRGRNFIGLMLNHHSHKSTQYMSQWIAAKNQLTS, translated from the coding sequence ATGAAATCTTTGCTTATTATTGGTTGGGTTTGGCCTGAACCCAATTCTTCCGCAGCTGGCAGCCGCATGGTTCAGCTTATTCGTTTATTTCAAACGTTGGATTATCAAGTAACTTTTGTAAGTGCGGCGAATAAAAGTGATCATATGATTGATTTGGCAACGCTCGATGTTGCTGCGCAGGAAATCACGCTGAATTGCGATAGCTTTGATGCCTTTGTCAGCGAGCTAGCGCCTGATGCAGTAATGTATGACAGATATATGGTGGAAGAGCAATTTGGCTGGCGCGTTGCCAAATACTGTCCTAATGCATTGCAAATTCTCGACACAGAAGACTTGCAGAGCCTGCGCAACGCTCGTCATCAAGCTTATAAAAAAGATGGCCATCTTGATAATACCGAGCTAAATACAGAGCTTGCGATTCGCGAAGTCGCGGCCATTTATCGCTGTGATTTAACTATTATGATCTCGCCAGTGGAAATGGCGCTATTGGTTGAGCACTACCAAGTGCCTGCCTCACATCTTTGTTACTTGCCGTTTCTATATGATGAACAAGCGTTAGCGAAACCCAGCTTGCCTTATGCTCAGCGTGACAATTTTATTGCGATAGGCAATTTTCGCCATGCACCTAATTGGGATTCTGTGCTGTGGCTTAAGCAGCAAATTTGGCCGCAAATTCGTAAGGCTTTGCCGCAAGCTGAGCTGCACATTTATGGCGCTTATCCGCCGAAAAAAGCGACTGACCTGCATTGTGAAAAATCCGGTTTTCTAGTCAAAGGTTGGGCAGAAGATGCTTTTGAGGTAATGGCGAAAGCTAAAGTGTGCTTGGCACCATTGCGTTTTGGTGCAGGTATTAAAGGAAAGTTAAGTGATGCCATGTTGTGCAGCACACCGTCGGTTACTACCGCAATTGGCGCAGAGGGAATGGCTACTGATTTAGCTTGGCCTGGGGCTGTTAGTGACAAAGTCAACGAAATAGCACAAGCAGCTGTTGTGCTTTATCAAAATGAAGAACAGTGGCAAATGGCCAGTGAACTTGCTGAGCGAAATCGCAAACTACTGTTTACCAGCCAGCCGTTTATTGAACAATTTAGAGAGCAGTTAACCTGTATCGTCAATCAGCTAACAATGCATCGAGGGCGGAACTTTATCGGCTTAATGCTCAATCATCACAGCCACAAAAGTACCCAATATATGTCGCAGTGGATAGCGGCTAAAAATCAGCTCACAAGTTAG
- a CDS encoding tetratricopeptide repeat protein, producing the protein MNKLTLASLTLALSLSSLSGVAADLKSGIYELNRGQFKAAMAEFQPLLEEGYAPAQYQVAMMYKNGWGMRKSLQKSYELLSLAADQNYPDAQFELALMYTEGEPVEKNSKKAFELTKKAAEKGLASAQFNLGVMYAEGTGTYRDNRKAVREYEKAAKQNYALAQFNLALMHFEGKGTEKDIIQSYIWNTIASRNGYQPAESSRVLDERKLPVEEIKKAREEADSLYRNLLAQAEIRAKNSQ; encoded by the coding sequence ATGAACAAACTTACCCTTGCTAGCCTAACCTTAGCGCTATCTTTAAGCTCGTTATCTGGCGTCGCCGCCGATTTAAAATCTGGCATTTATGAACTTAACCGCGGCCAATTTAAAGCCGCGATGGCAGAGTTTCAACCTCTGTTAGAAGAAGGCTACGCTCCTGCCCAGTATCAAGTGGCTATGATGTATAAGAATGGCTGGGGAATGCGTAAAAGCCTGCAAAAGTCTTATGAATTATTGTCACTTGCTGCCGATCAAAACTACCCTGATGCTCAGTTTGAACTCGCCTTGATGTATACCGAAGGCGAACCGGTCGAAAAAAATTCGAAAAAAGCATTTGAACTCACTAAAAAAGCAGCAGAAAAAGGCCTTGCCAGCGCACAATTTAATTTGGGCGTAATGTATGCAGAAGGCACAGGAACCTATCGCGACAATCGTAAAGCTGTGCGTGAATACGAAAAAGCAGCCAAACAAAATTACGCGTTGGCTCAGTTCAATCTTGCGTTAATGCACTTTGAAGGCAAAGGCACAGAGAAAGACATTATTCAGTCATATATTTGGAATACCATAGCATCACGCAATGGCTATCAACCCGCTGAGAGCAGCCGCGTGCTAGATGAGCGAAAGCTTCCTGTTGAAGAAATTAAAAAAGCACGAGAAGAAGCTGACAGTCTTTACCGTAACTTGCTTGCTCAAGCCGAAATCAGAGCAAAGAACAGTCAATAA
- a CDS encoding SlyX family protein produces MATTPITADNPSDTNQAISTLEQRIETLEAKNAFQEDLIEQLNQEITIHQATLAEMKEHLHLVAQRVKDMAPSNVMKAEDEPPPPHY; encoded by the coding sequence ATGGCCACTACCCCAATAACTGCTGATAATCCCAGCGATACAAATCAAGCAATAAGTACGTTAGAACAACGTATTGAAACCTTGGAAGCAAAAAACGCTTTTCAGGAAGATTTAATCGAACAATTAAATCAAGAAATTACTATTCATCAAGCGACATTGGCTGAAATGAAAGAGCATTTGCATCTCGTGGCACAGCGCGTAAAAGACATGGCGCCAAGTAATGTAATGAAAGCGGAAGATGAGCCACCGCCGCCACATTATTAA
- a CDS encoding flagellin translates to MISVNQQSTSLSFIEQQRQRQDEEREQLSSARRINRAADDPAGLQISERLTSQINASSQLSVNAQDQINLNNVQEASLTAISDSLQRANELSVQSGSAFNDPNAIQGELDQLTEQVNAIAGEALGDPNFLSGLDANDPAATQAALETAFESVSQQATALGADSNSLGSQVSTYETSVVNVSASRSRIQDTDFASASSEQEQAEAQLQAAIITRREEDSRRGLLVNQLV, encoded by the coding sequence ATGATCTCTGTTAACCAACAATCTACTTCTCTCAGTTTTATTGAGCAGCAACGCCAACGTCAGGATGAAGAGCGCGAGCAACTTTCTTCTGCACGCCGTATCAATCGTGCTGCTGATGACCCTGCTGGTCTACAAATATCTGAACGTCTTACTTCTCAAATTAATGCGAGCAGTCAACTTAGCGTTAACGCTCAAGATCAAATCAATTTAAATAACGTTCAAGAAGCCAGCCTTACAGCTATCTCTGATAGCCTGCAACGCGCCAATGAGCTTTCAGTTCAATCTGGCAGTGCTTTCAATGATCCAAATGCTATTCAAGGTGAATTAGATCAGTTAACGGAACAAGTAAATGCTATTGCAGGCGAAGCGTTAGGCGATCCAAACTTTTTATCTGGCTTAGATGCAAATGACCCAGCGGCAACACAAGCGGCACTTGAAACTGCATTTGAAAGTGTTAGTCAGCAAGCGACAGCATTAGGCGCAGACAGCAATAGCTTGGGCAGCCAAGTGAGTACCTATGAAACCTCTGTGGTAAACGTTAGTGCATCACGCTCACGTATCCAAGACACAGACTTCGCTTCTGCCAGTTCAGAACAAGAACAAGCTGAAGCTCAGTTGCAAGCTGCCATTATTACGCGCCGTGAAGAGGACTCTCGTCGTGGTTTGTTAGTGAATCAGTTGGTTTAG
- the fkpA gene encoding FKBP-type peptidyl-prolyl cis-trans isomerase, whose product MKLFKPTLVAIAMVSVFGCQEAKKEEPVVAQAPVLEAEIDKQAYGLGASIGMYMERNLAEHEKLGLALDKELIVKGFVESLEGKSQLPQEEIQALLMSLDQQMKEKQQAQIAKQAEDALAEGQKYLDENAKREGVMTTESGIQYEIITPAEGEKPTATDTVKVHYTGTLINGEKFDSSVDRGQPAVFPLNRVIRGWTEGVQLMSVGAKYKFTIPSDLAYGPMGNPPRIPGNSVLNFEIELLEIQKPEPAPEVGEQAEAAAQ is encoded by the coding sequence ATGAAATTGTTTAAACCGACTTTGGTTGCAATTGCGATGGTGTCTGTATTTGGCTGTCAGGAAGCTAAAAAAGAAGAGCCTGTTGTAGCGCAAGCGCCAGTATTGGAAGCAGAAATTGACAAGCAAGCTTATGGTTTAGGCGCGTCAATTGGTATGTACATGGAGCGTAACCTAGCAGAACATGAGAAGTTAGGTTTAGCGTTAGATAAAGAGCTGATCGTAAAAGGTTTTGTAGAAAGCTTAGAAGGCAAATCACAATTACCACAAGAAGAAATTCAAGCTTTATTAATGTCGCTTGATCAGCAAATGAAAGAAAAGCAGCAAGCGCAAATTGCTAAGCAAGCAGAAGATGCGTTGGCAGAAGGTCAAAAATACCTTGATGAAAATGCAAAACGCGAAGGTGTGATGACCACTGAATCTGGTATTCAGTACGAAATCATTACCCCTGCTGAGGGTGAAAAGCCAACCGCAACTGACACTGTAAAAGTACACTACACAGGTACTTTGATTAACGGTGAGAAATTCGATAGCTCAGTAGATCGCGGCCAGCCAGCGGTATTCCCACTAAATCGCGTAATTCGCGGTTGGACTGAAGGCGTTCAGTTAATGTCGGTAGGTGCGAAGTATAAGTTCACTATCCCTTCAGATCTTGCTTACGGCCCTATGGGTAACCCACCACGCATTCCTGGTAACTCAGTATTGAATTTCGAAATTGAATTATTAGAAATTCAAAAGCCTGAGCCAGCACCAGAAGTAGGTGAGCAAGCAGAAGCAGCTGCTCAGTAA
- a CDS encoding YheV family putative zinc ribbon protein, with protein MKKRFIAGAVCPSCKAMDTMALTKENGIEKVTCVSCGEQMTQPEAHVEKQVRESEQMIGIFKPE; from the coding sequence GTGAAAAAACGATTTATTGCAGGCGCAGTTTGCCCGAGCTGTAAGGCGATGGATACCATGGCACTCACCAAAGAAAATGGTATTGAAAAAGTGACCTGTGTGAGCTGTGGAGAACAAATGACGCAGCCTGAAGCGCATGTTGAGAAGCAAGTGCGCGAGAGCGAGCAAATGATTGGTATATTTAAACCTGAGTAG
- a CDS encoding WD40 repeat domain-containing protein produces MSLNRLFSLCKIAVLPWFLSACQPSDSQPIERWRHAAEGARAADISNDGKLSVVSSIHHGISVWDIDKNALKFTWSQQQDNADNLVLAIDIADNNSHVVTANSEAFSLWNAETGESEGFYQVSESRIRDIAIANNGNYLLIGKSNGKVAHVTMANGRRLEFLGHSEKINTVDMLPNGRVAISGGNDFVAYVWDTLSGQVIYQFNHPSRVTKVALDPQGRYAFTADSKKDAHIWNLKTGKLVNSLKYTNRQEVFSSVRFSPDGTQLLTGAPTRKVSLWNIGTGQRIASWRVTPREDIRPAGAVVYSAAFRDNNHFITESSSGFAELWPLPQ; encoded by the coding sequence ATGTCGCTTAATCGATTGTTTTCACTCTGTAAAATTGCCGTTTTGCCATGGTTTTTAAGCGCTTGTCAGCCGAGTGATTCACAACCAATTGAACGGTGGCGACACGCTGCTGAAGGTGCGAGAGCAGCCGATATTTCCAATGATGGAAAATTGAGTGTTGTCTCATCAATTCATCATGGCATCAGCGTTTGGGATATCGATAAAAATGCGCTGAAATTTACTTGGTCACAACAACAAGACAACGCCGATAATTTAGTGTTAGCGATTGATATTGCTGATAATAACTCACATGTGGTCACCGCCAACAGCGAAGCTTTCTCGCTGTGGAACGCAGAAACAGGTGAATCAGAAGGCTTTTATCAAGTCAGTGAATCACGCATTCGGGATATCGCTATTGCTAACAACGGTAATTATCTACTTATTGGTAAGTCCAACGGCAAAGTAGCTCACGTCACAATGGCAAACGGGCGACGCCTCGAATTCTTAGGCCATAGCGAAAAAATCAATACTGTTGATATGCTACCCAATGGCCGCGTTGCCATCTCTGGTGGTAACGACTTTGTCGCCTATGTTTGGGATACGCTATCAGGGCAAGTGATTTACCAATTTAACCACCCCAGCCGTGTTACTAAAGTCGCGCTTGATCCACAAGGTCGTTATGCCTTTACCGCAGATAGCAAAAAAGATGCGCATATTTGGAACTTAAAAACTGGCAAACTGGTTAACAGCTTAAAATATACTAATCGCCAAGAAGTGTTTAGCTCAGTGCGATTCTCACCCGACGGCACACAGCTACTCACCGGCGCGCCAACGCGTAAAGTCAGTTTGTGGAATATTGGCACTGGGCAACGTATCGCCAGTTGGCGCGTAACACCGCGCGAAGACATTCGCCCTGCCGGCGCCGTTGTTTACAGCGCCGCTTTTCGCGATAATAACCACTTTATTACCGAAAGCTCGTCTGGATTTGCCGAATTATGGCCACTACCCCAATAA
- a CDS encoding S1/P1 nuclease, which yields MTAKTIVYLASAAILLIGSAFQPAYALGKLGHQLVCDLAYQALTPDAKSQVDNLLASLNKTERKRINQYNFAKKNSPITLGKACTWPDAIKKLDHYDKYKPWHYVNLGRDEQELTHSTCQKDCITQAIPYHAKQVTQGKNVKQRTEALMFLGHWLGDIHQPLHVSFASDWGGNKTKIEVQGVKCSSMHWLWDECLLTRQTKHKKLAEQYQQMFSLLAKQLASTPSADMVKWQNASVLDWANESFAIARLPATKYCQSNASHTCQERNLPVKLTSKELDLMSQQINLRMLMASVRLAHQLNTSFN from the coding sequence ATGACTGCAAAAACAATCGTTTATTTAGCCAGTGCTGCAATTTTACTTATTGGCTCAGCTTTTCAACCCGCTTACGCACTTGGCAAACTTGGTCACCAGCTAGTGTGCGATCTCGCTTACCAAGCATTAACCCCCGACGCTAAAAGCCAAGTTGACAATTTACTCGCTAGCCTTAATAAAACAGAGCGAAAGCGCATTAATCAATACAACTTTGCCAAGAAAAATAGCCCTATTACTTTAGGTAAAGCTTGCACTTGGCCTGACGCCATTAAAAAGCTTGATCATTACGATAAATATAAGCCGTGGCATTACGTTAACCTTGGCCGTGATGAGCAAGAGTTAACCCACAGCACTTGCCAAAAAGACTGCATTACTCAAGCAATTCCTTATCACGCCAAGCAAGTCACACAAGGTAAAAATGTTAAACAGCGCACTGAAGCACTGATGTTTTTAGGCCATTGGCTGGGTGATATTCACCAGCCGCTGCACGTCAGTTTTGCGAGCGACTGGGGTGGAAATAAAACGAAAATTGAAGTTCAAGGTGTAAAATGTTCAAGCATGCATTGGTTATGGGATGAGTGCTTATTGACTCGCCAGACAAAACACAAAAAGTTAGCAGAACAATACCAACAAATGTTCAGCCTACTGGCTAAGCAACTTGCCAGTACACCAAGTGCTGATATGGTTAAGTGGCAAAACGCCTCAGTGCTTGATTGGGCGAACGAATCTTTTGCTATTGCGCGTTTGCCAGCAACTAAGTATTGCCAATCTAACGCAAGCCATACCTGCCAAGAGCGTAATTTGCCAGTGAAGCTGACTAGCAAAGAGTTAGATCTAATGTCACAGCAAATTAACCTTCGTATGTTGATGGCAAGTGTTCGACTTGCCCACCAGCTCAACACGAGCTTCAACTAA
- a CDS encoding DUF3718 domain-containing protein — MKHKLLAGIAVSAIVAGSYAPASFAQQYKFVATDSSHETRLCVRAGNNDVKGVKSTLRKMGIHDRKVNINTIRCNDIAPAKFAYKYQADNTFNFLNKYSIGKNKVNASVTIRDVAKAGQEPKIIYVSAAN, encoded by the coding sequence ATGAAACATAAATTACTCGCTGGTATCGCCGTAAGCGCCATTGTTGCAGGCTCATATGCGCCAGCTAGCTTCGCGCAGCAATACAAATTTGTTGCCACTGACAGTTCGCATGAAACCCGCCTATGCGTTAGAGCAGGTAATAACGACGTAAAAGGTGTTAAAAGCACATTACGTAAAATGGGCATTCATGATCGCAAGGTAAACATCAATACAATTCGCTGTAACGACATAGCGCCTGCCAAGTTTGCTTATAAGTATCAAGCAGATAACACGTTCAACTTTTTGAACAAGTACAGCATTGGTAAGAACAAGGTTAATGCTTCTGTAACCATTCGCGACGTTGCCAAAGCGGGTCAAGAGCCCAAAATCATCTATGTATCTGCGGCTAACTAG
- a CDS encoding class 1 fructose-bisphosphatase gives MQRLAPALREDDVPLDLISLIKTILAATKEISFRVSQAQLGGLMGSTLDENIQGEVQKKLDVVSNELIKDILLESGFVRAISSEEEDTSVAGDPNGKFLVSFDPLDGSSNIDINSLIGTIFSIHEAIPELAADDPKQFQQPGHKQVCAGYVLYGPSTMLVMTTGKGTHFYVLDRTHGGYLLVERNVQVPADTREFAINMSNQRFWQAPMQNYINDLVAGSDGPRGENFNMRWIAAMVGDIHRVLTRGGIFTYPADNKNPEKPYKLRLMYEANPMSYLVEQAGGLAMTSEGPIMEIEPNDIHQRVEVIMGSKNEVEKCLSYYN, from the coding sequence ATGCAACGACTAGCGCCAGCATTACGCGAAGACGACGTACCTTTAGACTTAATCTCGTTAATTAAAACCATTCTTGCCGCCACCAAAGAAATTTCATTCCGCGTTAGCCAAGCGCAATTAGGTGGCTTAATGGGTTCGACTTTAGATGAAAACATTCAAGGTGAAGTACAGAAAAAGTTAGACGTGGTTTCCAACGAATTAATCAAAGATATTTTGTTGGAATCAGGCTTTGTTCGCGCTATTTCGTCGGAGGAAGAAGATACCTCAGTGGCTGGCGACCCTAACGGCAAGTTCTTAGTGTCGTTCGATCCACTCGATGGCAGTTCAAATATTGATATTAACTCGCTAATTGGCACAATTTTCTCGATTCACGAAGCCATTCCTGAGCTTGCCGCTGACGATCCTAAACAATTCCAACAACCTGGCCACAAGCAAGTGTGTGCCGGTTATGTGCTTTACGGCCCGTCAACCATGTTGGTAATGACCACAGGTAAAGGCACGCATTTTTATGTACTCGACAGAACCCACGGCGGTTACTTGTTGGTTGAGCGCAATGTACAAGTGCCAGCCGATACCCGCGAATTCGCGATTAATATGTCGAACCAACGTTTCTGGCAAGCACCAATGCAAAACTATATTAATGATTTAGTTGCTGGTAGTGATGGCCCGCGCGGCGAGAACTTTAATATGCGCTGGATTGCCGCGATGGTTGGCGATATTCACCGAGTACTGACGCGCGGCGGTATTTTCACTTACCCTGCCGATAACAAAAACCCCGAAAAGCCTTACAAGCTGCGCTTAATGTATGAAGCGAATCCAATGAGTTATTTAGTGGAGCAAGCGGGTGGTTTAGCGATGACTAGCGAAGGGCCGATAATGGAGATTGAGCCAAATGATATTCACCAGCGTGTGGAAGTGATCATGGGCTCTAAAAACGAAGTTGAGAAATGCTTGAGCTACTATAACTAG